From Tachysurus fulvidraco isolate hzauxx_2018 chromosome 10, HZAU_PFXX_2.0, whole genome shotgun sequence, one genomic window encodes:
- the LOC113656392 gene encoding transcription termination factor 1b, mitochondrial: protein MALQRILFLLRPLRSRLSPSVTVYRFSSGTRADDNEAKTDVNDDKTEPFALASENKSLLENLSVLGVDVKMAQRRQPGVFRKIQTNERGLIDFLGQKGASRDIIASIISRFPRAITRSEEHLEERWRLWRSIFSSDDEVVKILNRSPESFFRSSDNSNLEKNIHYLSSLGIKPKDLHRLLTMAPRVFSNTLALNQTMVELLENVSMSLGGTDSKKFARTVISRNVYILIRSTKRVRSNIEFLLSALELSDEEALILLQGHGAKILDLSHENMKTNFRSLQLKLDSLGCSQEQVREIILNYAPILFVSSNTLNQKLDCLTEGGIDIRSIIEKPKLLDYSVTTLKQRLNDLHQLGYDFKVNGISVLDLSNKRFKCKLEKLQELGMWEQDK from the coding sequence ATGGCTTTGCAGCGGATCTTGTTTTTGCTCCGGCCGCTCAGGAGCCGATTATCACCATCGGTTACCGTGTACAGATTCTCCAGCGGCACAAGAGCAGATGATAATGAAGCGAAAACGGACGTAAACGACGATAAAACAGAACCTTTTGCGTTAGCTTCTGAGAACAAGTCTTTGCTGGAGAACCTCAGTGTGCTTGGTGTGGATGTGAAGATGGCACAGCGACGGCAACCCGGTGTTTTTCGCAAAATCCAAACGAACGAGCGAGGATTGATCGATTTCCTCGGACAGAAAGGCGCGAGCCGAGATATAATCGCTAGCATTATTTCCCGTTTTCCACGAGCTATAACGAGATCCGAGGAACACCTGGAGGAACGCTGGCGTCTTTGGCGCAGCATCTTCAGCAGCGATGATGAGGTTGTTAAGATCCTAAACCGTTCTCCAGAGTCATTCTTTCGCTCAAGTGATAACAGCAACCTGGAGAAGAACATACATTACCTaagttcattagggataaagcCTAAAGATCTGCACCGTCTCTTAACCATGGCACCAAGGGTCTTCTCAAACACTTTGGCACTGAACCAAACAATGGTGGAGCTCCTGGAGAATGTAAGCATGAGCCTTGGAGGTACTGATAGTAAGAAGTTTGCTCGCACTGTCATTTCTAGAAATGTGTACATCTTGATCCGGAGCACAAAACGTGTCAGGTCTAACATCGAGTTCCTCCTGAGTGCACTGGAGCTCAGTGACGAGGAGGCGCTCATTCTTCTGCAGGGCCACGGTGCCAAAATCCTTGATCTGTCACATGAAAATATGAAGACAAACTTCAGAAGCCTGCAGCTGAAGCTAGATTCTCTGGGCTGCAGCCAGGAGCAAGTGAGGGAGATCATCCTGAACTATGCTCCTATACTTTTTGTCTCCTCAAACACGCTGAACCAGAAGCTGGACTGCCTGACCGAAGGTGGGATCGACATCAGAAGCATCATAGAGAAACCCAAATTGCTGGATTACAGCGTCACCACACTGAAACAACGGCTGAACGATCTGCACCAACTTGGTTATGACTTTAAGGTTAATGGAATCAGCGTCTTGGATTTGAGCAACAAGAGATTCAAAtgtaaactggagaaactgCAAGAACTTGGAATGTGGGAGCAGGACAAATAA
- the LOC113656503 gene encoding 4-galactosyl-N-acetylglucosaminide 3-alpha-L-fucosyltransferase 9-like yields the protein MRSESPVCFRVVFLVVIILLCAEGLFYILYTHKTTMHHNIAKEEEETLCSANHILQDQDTVVLVWMWPFGHEMKLSSCSELFHITGCRLTDDRREYDKAHIVMFHHRDIYRNISELLRMRRPVIQTWVWMNMESPANSQRLAQLDGLFNLTASYRRDSDIWVPYGRIVAASKEHETFKIPHKDKLVCWIVNNWNWSFKRVRYFTELQKHVWIHTYGGAFKKHLSVKEYYKTISSCKFYLSFENSIYKDYFTEKLFNPLMSGTVPVVLGPPRENYEEIIPSDSFIHVDDFKSPQELAKHLKYLNQNQEAYERYFTWRQHFTAERSYFGLEHACRSCEHIKNNKAYRVFKNLSKWYWG from the coding sequence ATGAGGTCTGAAAGTCCGGTGTGCTTCCGAGTCGTTTTCCTGGTCGTCATCATCCTGCTGTGTGCTGAAGGATTATTCTACATTCTGTACACACATAAAACCACCATGCACCACAACATCgctaaagaagaagaagaaactctATGTTCTGCAAACCACATCCTGCAGGACCAGGACacggtggtgttggtgtggatGTGGCCGTTTGGACACGAGATGAAGCTGAGTTCCTGCAGCGAGTTGTTCCACATCACTGGATGTCGCCTAACTGATGACCGACGTGAGTATGACAAAGCTCACATAGTCATGTTTCATCACAGAGAcatctacagaaacatttctgagCTGCTGAGGATGAGGAGACCAGTGATCCAGACGTGGGTGTGGATGAACATGGAGTCTCCTGCGAACTCTCAGAGACTAGCTCAGCTGGACGGCTTGTTCAACCTGACGGCAAGTTATCGCAGAGATTCGGACATCTGGGTTCCTTACGGGAGAATCGTAGCAGCATCCAAGGAGCATGAAACCTTTAAGATCCCACACAAGGACAAATTAGTCTGCTGGATCGTCAACAACTGGAACTGGAGCTTTAAAAGAGTTCGATATTTCACTGAGTTACAGAAACACGTCTGGATTCACACGTACGGCGGAGCCTTTAAAAAACACCTAAGTGTTAAAGAGTACTATAAAACCATATCGAGCTGTAAGTTCTACTTGTCCTTCGAGAACTCCATTTACAAAGACTACTTCACAGAGAAGCTGTTTAATCCTCTGATGTCTGGCACAGTTCCTGTGGTTCTCGGTCCACCCAGGGAGAACTACGAGGAAATTATTCCCtcagattcatttattcatgtggACGACTTCAAATCTCCTCAGGAACTGGCAAAACATCTCAAATATCTGAACCAGAACCAGGAGGCTTATGAACGCTACTTCACCTGGAGACAACACTTCACTGCTGAACGTTCATATTTCGGTCTAGAACACGCATGTCGAAGTTGTGAGCATATAAAGAACAATAAGGCGTACAGAGTGTTTAAAAATCTCAGTAAGTGGTACTGGGGTTAG
- the dus3l gene encoding tRNA-dihydrouridine(47) synthase [NAD(P)(+)]-like isoform X1, whose protein sequence is MRALGFELGHISLSHRYSVHTRFCRMEGGDVNTPESSTLQTKDRGEAALKLQYVTNKETFYEFLAAGLKSEKAEDQKISGEAPEDEAEPSGEPETKKRKLDDDKQTGEKKKRRGQNKSRPRPKPHSYEERRLCPSVIPESERKCFYGDKCMFIHDVADYMSTKAADLGDACYLYDTFGRCPYGITCRFAKAHTGPDYKNLVNEELCKSLDRSGAVRNNLDKELQRRLRKRQVSFKRSEDFLKSISAGKKQNKKLAGSENTLNMAGQEEEVSQCENKQEVPAAELKAEESQTKPPVKTIGPLTDDDIIKLRPCEKKQVDFRDKLYLAPLTTCGNLPFRRVCKRFGADITCGEMAMCTNLLQGQASEWALLKRHHTEDIFGVQLEGCFPDTMTRCAELLNHNIHVDFVDINCGCPIDLVYKKGGGCGLMTRTNKFEQIVRGMHSVLDVPLTVKIRTGVQQNCNIAHKLIPELKKWGVSMITLHGRSREQRYTKLADWSYIDTCSKLSAPVPLFGNGDILTYEDAMRSRETGVSGIMVARGALIKPWLFTEIKEQRHWDISSSERLQILQDFTHFGLEHWGSDTQGVEKTRNFLLEWLSFTCRYIPVGLLERAQKINERPPYYLGRDYLETLMASQHVDDWVRISEMLLGPVPKNFSFLPKHKANSYK, encoded by the exons ATGAGGGCTCTTGGGTTTGAGCTCGGACACATTTCCTTGTCACACCGCtactctgtacacacacgctTCTGCAG GATGGAGGGTGGTGATGTGAACACTCCAGAGAGCAGCACGTTGCAGACTAAAGACAGAGGAGAAGCAGCTCTGAAGTTACA GTACGTCACAAACAAAGAGACATTTTACGAATTCCTGGCTGCTGGATTGAAGAGTGAGAAAGCTGAGGATCAAAAGATATCAGGTGAAGCTCCTGAAGATGAAGCAGAACCAAGCGGAGAACCGGAGACGAAGAAGAGGAAATTGGACGACGATAAACAGAcgggagagaagaagaaacgGAGAGGACAGAACAAGTCAAGACCTCGCCCGAAACCTCACAGCTACGAGGAACGAAGACTCTGTCCCTCAGTCATACcg GAGTCTGAGAGGAAGTGTTTCTATGGTGATAAGTGTATGTTCATCCATGATGTGGCTGATTACATGTCCACCAAAGCCGCAGATCTGGGAGACGCCTGTTACCTTTATGACACCTTCGGCAG atgtccATATGGAATCACCTGCAGGTTTGCTAAAGCTCACACAGGCCCTGATTACAAAAACCTGGTGAATGAGGAACTCTGTAAAAGCCTCGATAGAAGCGGAGCTGTGAGGAACAATCTGGATAAAGAGCTCCAGAGACGACTCAGGAAGAGACAAGTGTCCTTCAAACGGTCTGAGGACTTCCTGAAGAGCATCAGTgcagggaaaaaacaaaacaagaagttGGCTGGGTCAGAAAACACACTGAATATGGcaggacaggaagaggaagtgaGCCAGTGTGAGAACAAACAGGAAGTTCCTGCTGCTGAGCTCAAAGCTGAG GAGAGTCAGACGAAGCCTCCTGTGAAAACCATTGGGCCGTTAACGgatgatgacatcatcaaacTGCGCCCATGTGAGAAGAAGCAG GTAGATTTCAGAGACAAGCTCTACCTGGCTCCATTAACAACA tgtgggAACCTGCCATTCCGTCGTGTGTGTAAGCGTTTTGGAGCTGATATAACATGTGGAGAGATGGCCATGTGCACAAACCTGCTGCAGGGTCAGGCATCTGAGTGGGCTTTGCTCAAGAGACACCACACTGAGGACATCTTTGGagtgcag CTGGAAGGATGTTTCCCCGACACCATGACCCGCTGTGCTGAACTCCTCAACCACAACATCCACGTGGACTTTGTGGACATCAACTGTGGCTGTCCCATAGACCTTGTGTACAAGAAg ggtGGTGGATGTGGCCTGATGACCAGGACCAACAAATTTGAGCAGATCGTCAGAGGAATGCACTCT GTTCTGGACGTACCTTTAACAGTGAAAATCCGTACAGGAGTGCAGCAGAATTGCAACATCGCACACAAACTCATCCCTGAACTGAAGAAGTGGGGTGTGTCTATGATCACG ttACACGGTCGATCCAGAGAACAGCGTTACACTAAACTGGCTGACTGGAGTTACATCGACACCTGCTCTAAACTCTCTGCTCCTGTCCCACTGTTCG GTAACGGTGACATTCTGACATATGAAGATGCTATGAGGTCCAGAGAGACAGGAGTGTCTGGAATCATGGTAGCGAG aggTGCCCTCATTAAACCGTGGCTCTTCACTGAGATTAAGGAGCAGAGACATTGGGACATCTCATCCTCAGAACGTCTCCAGATCCTTCAGGATTTCACACACTTTGGTTTGGAGCACTGGGGCTCGGACACACAGGGGGTGGAGAAAACACGCAACTTCCTGCTCGAGTGGCTCTCCTTCACCTGCAG atacATCCCAGTGGGACTCCTGGAGCGTGCACAGAAGATTAATGAACGTCCTCCGTATTATCTGGGTCGTGATTATCTGGAGACTCTGATGGCAAGTCAGCATGTGGATGACTGGGTCAGGATCAG tgaGATGTTGCTGGGTCCTGTGCCAAAGAACTTTAGCTTCCTGCCCAAACACAAGGCTAATTCTTATAAATGA
- the dus3l gene encoding tRNA-dihydrouridine(47) synthase [NAD(P)(+)]-like isoform X2: MEGGDVNTPESSTLQTKDRGEAALKLQYVTNKETFYEFLAAGLKSEKAEDQKISGEAPEDEAEPSGEPETKKRKLDDDKQTGEKKKRRGQNKSRPRPKPHSYEERRLCPSVIPESERKCFYGDKCMFIHDVADYMSTKAADLGDACYLYDTFGRCPYGITCRFAKAHTGPDYKNLVNEELCKSLDRSGAVRNNLDKELQRRLRKRQVSFKRSEDFLKSISAGKKQNKKLAGSENTLNMAGQEEEVSQCENKQEVPAAELKAEESQTKPPVKTIGPLTDDDIIKLRPCEKKQVDFRDKLYLAPLTTCGNLPFRRVCKRFGADITCGEMAMCTNLLQGQASEWALLKRHHTEDIFGVQLEGCFPDTMTRCAELLNHNIHVDFVDINCGCPIDLVYKKGGGCGLMTRTNKFEQIVRGMHSVLDVPLTVKIRTGVQQNCNIAHKLIPELKKWGVSMITLHGRSREQRYTKLADWSYIDTCSKLSAPVPLFGNGDILTYEDAMRSRETGVSGIMVARGALIKPWLFTEIKEQRHWDISSSERLQILQDFTHFGLEHWGSDTQGVEKTRNFLLEWLSFTCRYIPVGLLERAQKINERPPYYLGRDYLETLMASQHVDDWVRISEMLLGPVPKNFSFLPKHKANSYK, translated from the exons ATGGAGGGTGGTGATGTGAACACTCCAGAGAGCAGCACGTTGCAGACTAAAGACAGAGGAGAAGCAGCTCTGAAGTTACA GTACGTCACAAACAAAGAGACATTTTACGAATTCCTGGCTGCTGGATTGAAGAGTGAGAAAGCTGAGGATCAAAAGATATCAGGTGAAGCTCCTGAAGATGAAGCAGAACCAAGCGGAGAACCGGAGACGAAGAAGAGGAAATTGGACGACGATAAACAGAcgggagagaagaagaaacgGAGAGGACAGAACAAGTCAAGACCTCGCCCGAAACCTCACAGCTACGAGGAACGAAGACTCTGTCCCTCAGTCATACcg GAGTCTGAGAGGAAGTGTTTCTATGGTGATAAGTGTATGTTCATCCATGATGTGGCTGATTACATGTCCACCAAAGCCGCAGATCTGGGAGACGCCTGTTACCTTTATGACACCTTCGGCAG atgtccATATGGAATCACCTGCAGGTTTGCTAAAGCTCACACAGGCCCTGATTACAAAAACCTGGTGAATGAGGAACTCTGTAAAAGCCTCGATAGAAGCGGAGCTGTGAGGAACAATCTGGATAAAGAGCTCCAGAGACGACTCAGGAAGAGACAAGTGTCCTTCAAACGGTCTGAGGACTTCCTGAAGAGCATCAGTgcagggaaaaaacaaaacaagaagttGGCTGGGTCAGAAAACACACTGAATATGGcaggacaggaagaggaagtgaGCCAGTGTGAGAACAAACAGGAAGTTCCTGCTGCTGAGCTCAAAGCTGAG GAGAGTCAGACGAAGCCTCCTGTGAAAACCATTGGGCCGTTAACGgatgatgacatcatcaaacTGCGCCCATGTGAGAAGAAGCAG GTAGATTTCAGAGACAAGCTCTACCTGGCTCCATTAACAACA tgtgggAACCTGCCATTCCGTCGTGTGTGTAAGCGTTTTGGAGCTGATATAACATGTGGAGAGATGGCCATGTGCACAAACCTGCTGCAGGGTCAGGCATCTGAGTGGGCTTTGCTCAAGAGACACCACACTGAGGACATCTTTGGagtgcag CTGGAAGGATGTTTCCCCGACACCATGACCCGCTGTGCTGAACTCCTCAACCACAACATCCACGTGGACTTTGTGGACATCAACTGTGGCTGTCCCATAGACCTTGTGTACAAGAAg ggtGGTGGATGTGGCCTGATGACCAGGACCAACAAATTTGAGCAGATCGTCAGAGGAATGCACTCT GTTCTGGACGTACCTTTAACAGTGAAAATCCGTACAGGAGTGCAGCAGAATTGCAACATCGCACACAAACTCATCCCTGAACTGAAGAAGTGGGGTGTGTCTATGATCACG ttACACGGTCGATCCAGAGAACAGCGTTACACTAAACTGGCTGACTGGAGTTACATCGACACCTGCTCTAAACTCTCTGCTCCTGTCCCACTGTTCG GTAACGGTGACATTCTGACATATGAAGATGCTATGAGGTCCAGAGAGACAGGAGTGTCTGGAATCATGGTAGCGAG aggTGCCCTCATTAAACCGTGGCTCTTCACTGAGATTAAGGAGCAGAGACATTGGGACATCTCATCCTCAGAACGTCTCCAGATCCTTCAGGATTTCACACACTTTGGTTTGGAGCACTGGGGCTCGGACACACAGGGGGTGGAGAAAACACGCAACTTCCTGCTCGAGTGGCTCTCCTTCACCTGCAG atacATCCCAGTGGGACTCCTGGAGCGTGCACAGAAGATTAATGAACGTCCTCCGTATTATCTGGGTCGTGATTATCTGGAGACTCTGATGGCAAGTCAGCATGTGGATGACTGGGTCAGGATCAG tgaGATGTTGCTGGGTCCTGTGCCAAAGAACTTTAGCTTCCTGCCCAAACACAAGGCTAATTCTTATAAATGA
- the LOC113656452 gene encoding uncharacterized protein LOC113656452 — protein MFLHLDDKLLVSLKQLLQDCSHVELQPTSLIRIYFTGCYLQDWVGQNTQYTVREAFFNKTLEEVSSKSCPSATSGPRLQFPQLTCGISDVIVKLSANELKYVQIIAPDRPSLGERDTSLEHGLTQERTKDFLVITVNAPRMEDLAELLLEYTNVRNELYTAKLFCTQYHFKPRSNRKTDFWRFYRNRKLLQKRAITLQTTLLQPRAYSFGAVKRTQAANALKAKTTLAIPHSSGATAASHFLPQYLNQFIFKGQLMMHQHLQYLQQKVVQVVRYLQQKLNQEPNQRQLLQQVPQYLNQFIF, from the exons ATGTTTCTTCATTTAGATGACAAGCTTCTGGTTTCCCTCAAACAGCTTCTGCAGGATTGCAGTCACGTGGAACTCCAGCCAACATCACTGATTAGAATATACTTTACAGGCTGCTACCTGCAGGACTGG GTTGGccaaaacacacagtacactgtGAGAGAGGCCTTCTTTAACAAAACCCTGGAAGAGGTTTCATCCAAATCCTGCCCATCAGCCACATCTGGACCTCGTCTACAGTTTCCTCAGCTTACATGTGGAATAAGCGATGTCATTGTGAAGCTGTCGGCTAATGAGCTGAAATATGTTCAAATCATAG CACCTGATAGACCTTCACTGGGAGAGAGGGATACATCTCTAGAACATGGTTTAACACAAGAAAGGACAAAAGATTTCCTGGTTATTACAGTGAATGCCCCCAGAATGGAG GACCTTGCTGAACTTCTGCTGGAGTACACTAATGTCAGAAATGAACTGTACACAGCAAAATTGTTTTGTACTCAGTATCACTTCAAACCACGATCCAACAGGAAAACAGATTTTTGGAGGTTTTATCGAAATAGAAAACTTCTTCAAAAGCGGGCCATCACTCTGCAAACAACTCTACTACAACCAAGAGCATATTCATTTGGAGCAGTAAAACGTACACAAGCAGCAAATGCTTTAAAGGCAAAAACTACATTGGCAATTCCACATAGCAGTGGTGCCACTGCCGCATCTCATTTT TTACCCCAGTACTTGAACCAGTTCATATTCAAGGGGCAGTTAATGATGCACCAACATCTACAGTACCTTCAACAGAAAGTTGTACAGGTAGTGAGATATCTTCAACAGAAACTGAACCAAGAACCAAATCAGCGTCAACTTTTGCAGCAGGTACCTCAGTACCTGAACCAGTTCATATTCTAG